Proteins encoded by one window of Acidipropionibacterium virtanenii:
- a CDS encoding DUF4127 family protein — MHAGKQGRRVGSNHSGVIRYGEWRGTGSRPEREKLLVHRLLEDCVHQARGRRGLREELGLASTGTVFGPGQEARAVEKATRMLEDGLWDLGFVGWRVENVGFSWHRTFEIDFELRCR, encoded by the coding sequence GTGCATGCCGGGAAGCAGGGACGGCGTGTCGGGAGCAACCACTCCGGTGTCATCCGCTACGGGGAGTGGCGGGGGACCGGCTCCCGGCCGGAACGCGAGAAACTGCTGGTGCACCGCCTGTTGGAGGACTGCGTCCACCAGGCCCGGGGGCGCCGAGGGCTGCGCGAGGAACTGGGCCTGGCCTCGACCGGGACCGTCTTCGGCCCCGGCCAGGAGGCGCGGGCCGTGGAGAAGGCCACCCGGATGCTGGAGGACGGGCTGTGGGATCTGGGATTCGTCGGCTGGCGGGTGGAGAACGTCGGATTCTCCTGGCATCGCACCTTCGAGATCGACTTCGAACTGAGGTGCCGGTGA
- a CDS encoding CpaF/VirB11 family protein — MLGEAVIREVVHAHAERLAATGEALWSMDAEMRHVRVVIDAIFGYGRLQPLFEIPDAENIEINGCDQVLVQFSDGHREERPPVADSDAELVEAIRFLGESADPPRPFDDAHPTMTVALGDRYRLHVIGFGLAHRPSVVIRHHTLTDVGLDDLAATGMMPRAVAVLLRAAVRARKSIVISGDQGAGKTTLLRALVDAIPPTERFGTLETDYELLTHLRPARRNMIALQATVGLGERIDGRSVGEYTVADLIPEALRQNLSRLVIGEVRGAEAGAMFEAMQTGAGSLSTTHSHSASSTMDRLAARVARGGAMGMDEAYRQIAHNITLLVHVTLVDDTWREGVRRRYISEIRQLTGAMEGGRPVTHLTYAAGAGPSGAGGPRGTVFHPDPGLLAELRAVDPEIGSWS; from the coding sequence ATGCTCGGGGAGGCGGTGATCCGCGAGGTGGTCCACGCCCACGCCGAGCGGCTCGCCGCCACCGGCGAGGCGCTGTGGTCGATGGACGCCGAGATGCGCCACGTCCGGGTGGTCATCGATGCGATCTTCGGCTACGGCCGCCTTCAGCCCCTCTTCGAGATCCCCGACGCCGAGAACATCGAGATCAACGGCTGCGACCAGGTGCTCGTCCAGTTCTCCGACGGCCACCGGGAGGAGCGTCCGCCGGTGGCCGACTCCGATGCCGAACTGGTCGAGGCGATCCGGTTCCTCGGCGAGTCCGCCGATCCGCCCCGCCCCTTCGACGACGCCCACCCCACCATGACGGTGGCCCTGGGCGACCGCTACCGTCTCCACGTCATCGGTTTCGGGTTGGCCCACCGGCCCTCGGTGGTGATCCGCCACCACACCCTTACCGACGTCGGGCTCGACGACCTGGCCGCCACCGGGATGATGCCGCGGGCGGTGGCGGTGCTGCTGCGCGCCGCGGTGCGGGCACGGAAGTCGATCGTCATCTCGGGGGATCAGGGGGCCGGCAAGACCACCCTGCTGCGGGCGCTGGTCGACGCGATCCCGCCCACCGAGCGGTTCGGCACCCTGGAGACCGACTACGAGCTGCTCACCCACCTGCGCCCGGCCAGGCGCAACATGATCGCCCTGCAGGCCACAGTCGGGCTGGGGGAGCGGATCGACGGCCGCAGCGTCGGCGAGTACACGGTGGCCGATCTCATCCCCGAGGCGCTGCGGCAGAACCTGTCCCGGCTGGTGATCGGCGAGGTGCGAGGGGCTGAGGCCGGGGCGATGTTCGAGGCCATGCAGACCGGCGCCGGCTCGTTGAGCACCACCCACTCCCACTCGGCCTCCTCGACCATGGACCGGCTGGCCGCCAGGGTGGCCCGCGGCGGGGCGATGGGAATGGACGAGGCCTACCGCCAGATCGCCCACAACATCACCCTGCTGGTCCACGTCACCCTCGTCGACGACACCTGGCGGGAGGGGGTGCGGCGCCGCTACATCTCCGAGATCCGCCAGCTCACCGGCGCCATGGAGGGCGGCAGACCGGTGACCCACCTCACCTATGCGGCCGGTGCGGGCCCCAGCGGCGCCGGAGGGCCGCGCGGCACCGTCTTCCATCCCGATCCCGGCCTGCTGGCCGAGCTGCGGGCCGTGGATCCCGAGATCGGATCCTGGTCATGA
- a CDS encoding N-acetylglucosamine kinase, translated as MTVMGIDLGGTSTRALMVDTTGRQLGRGQAGGANLRSAAGGVVAAAEAVSAAASGAVEAAGGRRPEVIVVGASGAGAARHDEVSAAMRETLAGICGRVRVENDLATAFRSASESPDGYLLLSGTGAVAARFRDGSVVGRADGLGWILGDVGSGLWIGWQGLRAVAADVDGRGPATTLSTSLIGALDIQPVTGDPAQDLVRRIDELVPAQMARLAPLVLEAAGPDRVSADEVSAGICREAASGLLNSLRAVVGEGPRTVVLAGGVLAHDTVVRELVTGELEGWTVLTASDPVLGAVRIAREMIAAPTRDVARKCRCDFLDDEL; from the coding sequence ATGACAGTGATGGGGATCGACCTTGGAGGCACCAGCACCCGTGCGTTGATGGTCGATACTACAGGTCGGCAGCTGGGCCGCGGACAGGCAGGCGGGGCCAACCTGAGATCGGCCGCCGGCGGTGTCGTCGCGGCCGCCGAGGCGGTGTCCGCAGCGGCCTCCGGAGCCGTGGAAGCGGCCGGCGGGAGACGTCCCGAGGTGATCGTCGTCGGCGCCTCCGGGGCGGGGGCGGCGCGCCACGACGAGGTGTCGGCGGCGATGCGGGAGACACTGGCAGGGATCTGCGGAAGGGTCCGGGTGGAGAACGACCTGGCCACCGCCTTCCGGTCGGCCAGCGAGAGCCCGGACGGATACCTGCTGCTGTCGGGCACCGGTGCGGTGGCGGCACGCTTCCGCGACGGGTCGGTGGTCGGCCGGGCCGACGGCCTGGGCTGGATCCTGGGGGACGTCGGTTCGGGCCTGTGGATCGGCTGGCAGGGACTGCGCGCCGTGGCTGCCGATGTGGACGGGCGCGGACCCGCCACGACCCTCTCGACGTCGCTGATCGGGGCGCTGGACATCCAGCCCGTCACCGGGGACCCGGCCCAGGACCTCGTCCGCCGGATCGACGAGCTGGTCCCGGCCCAGATGGCGCGCCTGGCGCCGCTGGTGCTCGAGGCGGCAGGGCCCGACCGGGTGAGCGCCGATGAGGTGAGCGCCGGCATCTGCCGCGAGGCGGCGTCCGGCCTGCTGAACAGCCTGCGAGCGGTGGTCGGGGAAGGACCGCGCACCGTCGTCCTGGCCGGCGGCGTGCTGGCCCACGACACGGTGGTGCGCGAGCTGGTGACCGGCGAGCTGGAGGGCTGGACGGTCCTCACCGCCTCCGATCCGGTCCTCGGCGCGGTGAGGATCGCCCGGGAGATGATCGCGGCCCCGACACGCGACGTTGCTCGAAAGTGTCGTTGTGATTTTCTCGACGACGAGCTGTGA
- a CDS encoding carbohydrate ABC transporter permease, translated as MSASTPLGAYAEVGTLSGAPEAPEALPPARKRHRHWSFDKVSFFAVFLGVPLIIYLVFVVSPFIQAFYYSLTNWGGFSATFDFVALKNYVRLLGDDVFQKAMVNNVLLAVFVPLITIVLSLILATMITVGGSSYGQTRGLSRSGFYRVVSFFPYCVPAVVIGLMWGQIFDPSHGLVNGILTKSGAHWAEEFAWLGEKSTAMPVSMFVMIWAYVGFYMLLFIAGIKSIPAEIFEAARIDGAGRFRTAVSITVPLIRDNVQTAWIYLGIASLDAFVYMSVLNPFGGPGNSTLVMSQQLFQAAFSKGQYGLACAMGVVIAIMTMIFAGIVALVNRLTGGKDTVTMA; from the coding sequence ATGAGTGCATCCACCCCCCTGGGCGCTTACGCGGAGGTAGGAACCCTCTCCGGTGCTCCTGAGGCGCCCGAGGCCCTTCCCCCCGCGAGGAAGCGTCACCGTCACTGGAGCTTCGACAAGGTCAGCTTCTTCGCCGTGTTCCTCGGCGTCCCGCTGATCATCTACCTGGTCTTCGTCGTGTCGCCGTTCATCCAGGCGTTCTACTACTCGCTCACCAACTGGGGAGGGTTCTCGGCCACCTTTGATTTCGTGGCGCTGAAGAACTACGTCCGGCTGCTGGGCGACGACGTATTCCAGAAGGCGATGGTCAACAACGTGCTGCTGGCGGTATTCGTGCCGCTCATCACCATCGTGCTGTCATTGATCCTGGCCACGATGATCACGGTGGGAGGGTCCAGCTACGGCCAGACCCGCGGCCTCAGCAGGTCGGGCTTCTACCGCGTCGTGTCGTTCTTCCCGTACTGCGTGCCAGCCGTGGTCATCGGCCTTATGTGGGGCCAGATCTTCGATCCCTCGCACGGGCTGGTGAACGGGATCCTCACGAAGTCGGGAGCGCACTGGGCCGAGGAGTTCGCCTGGCTCGGCGAGAAGTCGACCGCCATGCCGGTCTCCATGTTCGTCATGATCTGGGCCTATGTGGGCTTCTACATGCTGCTGTTCATCGCCGGCATCAAGTCGATTCCCGCCGAGATCTTCGAGGCCGCCAGGATCGACGGGGCGGGCCGGTTCAGGACCGCCGTCTCGATCACCGTCCCGCTGATCCGCGACAACGTCCAGACGGCGTGGATCTACCTGGGCATCGCCTCCCTGGACGCCTTCGTCTACATGAGCGTGCTGAACCCCTTCGGAGGGCCGGGCAACTCCACCCTGGTGATGAGCCAGCAGCTCTTCCAGGCGGCATTCAGCAAGGGCCAGTACGGCCTCGCCTGCGCGATGGGCGTCGTCATCGCGATCATGACGATGATCTTCGCCGGGATCGTCGCGCTGGTGAATCGTCTGACCGGCGGCAAGGACACGGTGACGATGGCATGA
- a CDS encoding carbohydrate ABC transporter permease: protein MSTSLQAPVAVDEIDVHHPRSSTGDKAVSTTAHVLLIVWAVIVILPLLWTILTSLKTTSEIFSSPFGLPKTIQWINFKNAWTTAQIGDFFLNTIVVVFSALIIVMVLGAMSAYVLARYRFHGNKLIYTLFLAGNTFPIFLAVVPLFFTLKNMGLLNTIPGLIITYVAFALPFTVFFLYAFFKTLPFEIYEAAQIDGAGEWRTFFSVMLPMAKPGFASVAIFNFLGLWNQYLIPVALNTRTDNYVLSQGLAAFASRTNYEVDYGALFAAVVLTVLPVLIVYVIFQRQLQGSVSQGTMK, encoded by the coding sequence ATGAGTACCTCCCTTCAGGCTCCCGTCGCCGTCGACGAGATCGACGTCCACCATCCGAGGTCGAGCACCGGCGACAAGGCCGTCTCGACCACCGCCCACGTGCTGCTCATCGTGTGGGCGGTCATCGTGATCCTCCCGCTGCTGTGGACGATCCTCACCTCGTTGAAGACCACCAGTGAGATCTTCTCCTCCCCCTTCGGGCTGCCGAAGACGATCCAGTGGATCAATTTCAAGAACGCCTGGACCACCGCTCAGATCGGCGACTTCTTCCTCAACACCATCGTGGTGGTGTTCTCCGCACTGATCATCGTCATGGTGCTCGGGGCGATGAGCGCCTATGTGCTCGCCCGCTACCGGTTCCACGGGAACAAGCTCATCTACACGCTCTTCCTGGCGGGCAACACGTTCCCCATCTTCCTGGCTGTCGTCCCGCTGTTCTTCACCCTGAAGAACATGGGACTGCTCAACACGATCCCGGGCCTCATCATCACCTATGTGGCGTTCGCGCTGCCCTTCACCGTGTTCTTCCTCTACGCCTTCTTCAAGACGCTGCCCTTCGAGATCTACGAGGCCGCGCAGATCGACGGCGCCGGGGAATGGCGCACCTTCTTCAGCGTCATGCTGCCGATGGCCAAGCCCGGTTTCGCCTCGGTGGCGATCTTCAACTTCCTGGGTCTGTGGAACCAGTACCTCATCCCCGTGGCGCTGAACACGAGGACCGACAACTACGTGCTCTCCCAGGGGCTGGCGGCCTTCGCCTCGCGCACCAACTACGAGGTGGACTACGGTGCCCTGTTCGCCGCCGTGGTGCTCACGGTGCTCCCGGTGCTCATCGTCTACGTCATCTTCCAGCGGCAGCTGCAGGGATCGGTCTCCCAGGGCACGATGAAGTAG
- a CDS encoding type II secretion system F family protein — translation MVMNAALAGLLAALVTGGLVMILAGAVPAPRPPRGERLSTGLSTHLWTAVEKRWRSAPRGRRIRWTAGLVAGLVGYLITGWAILLVLGPALLIGLPVLLADPPERDLDLVRGLERWVRLVAGSASTGKSVVDAIRATRRQAPEILAEPLAGLVGRLDARWEPRAAFQHLADDLDSADADQVIAAVLIASQRGGTGASATLTALAGGLTDRAKAMREIGTERAKPRIVVRQVTAVIGVVLGVALVFGRSYFTPYASLLGQGLLCLYAAMYAGALAVLARRSQIRRRGRILVAAGSGEGGAWRRGTP, via the coding sequence CTGGTCATGAACGCCGCGCTGGCCGGCCTGCTCGCGGCGTTGGTGACCGGCGGCCTGGTGATGATCCTGGCGGGTGCGGTGCCGGCTCCCCGTCCACCCCGTGGCGAGAGGTTATCCACAGGACTGTCCACACACTTGTGGACGGCGGTGGAGAAGAGGTGGCGATCGGCACCACGAGGCCGCCGGATCCGGTGGACAGCGGGTCTGGTCGCGGGCCTGGTGGGGTACCTCATCACCGGCTGGGCGATCCTCCTGGTGCTCGGGCCCGCCCTGCTCATCGGGCTGCCGGTGCTGCTGGCCGATCCGCCCGAACGCGATCTCGACCTGGTCCGTGGGCTGGAGCGCTGGGTGCGGTTGGTGGCCGGGTCGGCGTCCACCGGCAAATCGGTGGTCGACGCCATCCGGGCCACCCGGCGTCAGGCCCCCGAGATCCTCGCCGAACCGCTGGCCGGGCTGGTGGGACGCCTCGACGCCCGGTGGGAGCCGCGCGCGGCCTTCCAGCATCTGGCCGACGACCTGGACTCCGCCGACGCCGATCAGGTGATCGCCGCCGTGCTCATCGCCTCCCAGCGGGGCGGCACCGGCGCCTCGGCCACGCTCACCGCCCTGGCCGGCGGACTGACCGATCGCGCGAAGGCGATGCGGGAGATCGGCACCGAACGGGCCAAGCCGCGGATCGTGGTGCGGCAGGTGACCGCCGTCATCGGGGTCGTGCTGGGCGTGGCGCTGGTCTTCGGGCGCAGCTACTTCACCCCCTACGCGAGCCTGCTCGGCCAGGGGCTGCTGTGCCTCTACGCGGCCATGTACGCCGGGGCCCTGGCGGTGCTCGCGAGACGGTCGCAGATCCGCCGTCGCGGCCGGATCCTGGTGGCGGCGGGTTCTGGTGAAGGCGGAGCCTGGAGGAGGGGGACGCCGTGA
- a CDS encoding SAF domain-containing protein, whose protein sequence is MTRDVARGEQLRSGDVGVVSISVAEGVSTLPASELDGLIGEHARVDLPAGSLPGRGSVGALPLTPGTSRVGLRLPAGRMPTSPMPAGTRISVVEVAEKSETQAAANASRSADAETPRSTDAVVVRAPVRAEDRTSWLLDVEVSADQAARLADLASRDRVAVIVRGP, encoded by the coding sequence ATGACCCGCGACGTCGCCCGTGGCGAGCAGCTGCGCTCCGGTGACGTCGGGGTGGTCTCGATCTCGGTCGCCGAAGGCGTGTCGACGTTGCCGGCCTCCGAGCTGGACGGACTGATCGGAGAACATGCCCGGGTCGACCTGCCTGCCGGGTCGTTGCCCGGCAGGGGGTCCGTCGGTGCCCTGCCGCTCACACCGGGCACGTCCAGAGTGGGGCTGCGGCTTCCCGCCGGACGGATGCCCACCTCGCCGATGCCCGCCGGAACACGGATCAGCGTCGTGGAGGTGGCCGAGAAGTCCGAGACACAGGCCGCCGCGAACGCCTCGCGCAGCGCGGACGCCGAGACCCCTCGCAGTACCGATGCCGTCGTCGTCCGTGCCCCGGTCCGTGCCGAGGACCGCACCAGCTGGTTGCTCGACGTCGAGGTGAGCGCCGATCAGGCGGCCCGGTTGGCCGATCTGGCCTCCCGCGACCGGGTGGCCGTCATCGTCAGGGGGCCGTGA
- a CDS encoding GNAT family N-acetyltransferase → MTPQVDVIPLVEEDLIWLWHWNVEVPDAAWKRWDGPYFGDVDDREYEEFCADWRPRLRSGDRALVTVEGHRCGFVNRFEEPPAGGGWWELGIVIFDPELWGQGIGRRALASWMRQTFRETDAHVLTMTTWSGNERMIRCASGLGFSECGRVPGARLWDGRRWDSVTMSLLRESRF, encoded by the coding sequence ATGACCCCGCAGGTCGACGTCATCCCGCTCGTCGAGGAAGACCTCATCTGGCTGTGGCACTGGAACGTCGAGGTGCCCGATGCGGCGTGGAAACGGTGGGACGGGCCTTATTTCGGCGACGTCGACGACCGCGAGTACGAAGAGTTCTGCGCGGACTGGCGCCCGCGTCTGCGATCGGGGGACCGGGCGCTGGTGACCGTGGAGGGCCACCGCTGCGGGTTCGTCAATCGATTCGAGGAGCCCCCGGCCGGCGGCGGCTGGTGGGAGCTCGGCATCGTCATCTTCGATCCCGAGCTGTGGGGACAGGGCATCGGGCGGCGGGCACTGGCGAGCTGGATGCGCCAGACCTTCCGGGAGACCGACGCCCATGTACTCACCATGACCACCTGGAGCGGCAACGAGAGGATGATCCGCTGCGCCTCGGGTCTCGGTTTCTCGGAGTGCGGACGCGTGCCGGGGGCCCGGCTCTGGGACGGGAGGCGGTGGGACTCGGTGACGATGTCCCTGCTGCGCGAATCCCGGTTCTGA